In Gammaproteobacteria bacterium, the sequence ACAGGCAGCGAGAGATGGAAACTCATGGCGTGCTGCCCGCGCCAATGAAGGATTCGGCTGTTGTCAGCGCTTCGTACTCGGCATCGAGCGCTTCGTATCGTGCTTTCGCCATCTGCCGGAAGGCGTCGAACGCACTGGCCGATGTCCAGTGGTCGGCGGTATAGAAGACGCCCGCATCCTCTTCATCCTGCCAGAGCAGGGTGCCGACATATCCTTC encodes:
- a CDS encoding antibiotic biosynthesis monooxygenase, translated to MQIPASTHVRLWRYEVPSEQRPAFCRHYASDGTWARLFAEHEGYVGTLLWQDEEDAGVFYTADHWTSASAFDAFRQMAKARYEALDAEYEALTTAESFIGAGSTP